In one window of Lynx canadensis isolate LIC74 chromosome A3, mLynCan4.pri.v2, whole genome shotgun sequence DNA:
- the LOC115510420 gene encoding N-acylneuraminate-9-phosphatase isoform X3, with protein MVLNQVIKLLQSKYHYKEEAKTICDKVQVKLSKECFHPSSTCITDLRTLHWEEAIQETKGGAANRILAEECYFLWKSTRLQHMILAEDVKAMLTELRKEVRLLLLTNGDCQTQREKIEACACQSYFDAIVVGGEQKEEKPSPSIFYYCCSLLGVQPGDCVMVGDTLETDIQGGLNAGLKATVWINKNGIMPLKSSPMPHYIISSVLELPAVLQSIDCTVNMSA; from the coding sequence gtGATAAAGCTCTTACAATCAAAATACCATTACAAAGAAGAGGCTAAAACCATCTGTGACAAAGTGCAAGTTAAACTCAGCAAGGAATGTTTTCATCCTTCCAGTACTTGCATTACTGATCTCAGGACTTTACATTGGGAAGAAGCAATCCAGGAAACGAAGGGTGGTGCAGCCAATAGGATATTGGCTGAAGAATGTTATTTCCTGTGGAAATCTACACGTTTACAGCATATGATACTAGCAGAAGATGTCAAAGCCATGCTCACTGAACTTCGAAAGGAGGTCCGCCTACTTTTACTGACAAATGGAGACTGCCAGACCCAAAGGGAGAAGATCGAGGCTTGTGCCTGCCAGTCCTATTTTGATGCTATCGTTGTAGGTggagagcagaaggaagagaaaccatCACCTTCCATATTTTATTACTGCTGTAGTCTCCTTGGAGTACAGCCTGGGGACTGTGTGATGGTTGGTGACACTCTAGAAACTGATATACAAGGAGGTCTTAATGCAGGGCTAAAAGCAACAGtctggataaataaaaatggaataatgcCACTGAAGTCATCCCCCATGCCACATTATATAATTTCTTCTGTGCTAGAGTTACCTGCTGTCTTACAAAGTATAGACTGCACAGTCAATATGTCAGCTTAA
- the LOC115510420 gene encoding N-acylneuraminate-9-phosphatase isoform X2 has product MSSQQGNHLSPCGPRTSLSTPGDLPFSPEHHQVIKLLQSKYHYKEEAKTICDKVQVKLSKECFHPSSTCITDLRTLHWEEAIQETKGGAANRILAEECYFLWKSTRLQHMILAEDVKAMLTELRKEVRLLLLTNGDCQTQREKIEACACQSYFDAIVVGGEQKEEKPSPSIFYYCCSLLGVQPGDCVMVGDTLETDIQGGLNAGLKATVWINKNGIMPLKSSPMPHYIISSVLELPAVLQSIDCTVNMSA; this is encoded by the exons atgtcctcccagcagggaaaccacctctccccatgtgggCCAAGGACCTCACTTTCTACCCCTGGTGAtttgcccttctcaccagagcaccaccag gtGATAAAGCTCTTACAATCAAAATACCATTACAAAGAAGAGGCTAAAACCATCTGTGACAAAGTGCAAGTTAAACTCAGCAAGGAATGTTTTCATCCTTCCAGTACTTGCATTACTGATCTCAGGACTTTACATTGGGAAGAAGCAATCCAGGAAACGAAGGGTGGTGCAGCCAATAGGATATTGGCTGAAGAATGTTATTTCCTGTGGAAATCTACACGTTTACAGCATATGATACTAGCAGAAGATGTCAAAGCCATGCTCACTGAACTTCGAAAGGAGGTCCGCCTACTTTTACTGACAAATGGAGACTGCCAGACCCAAAGGGAGAAGATCGAGGCTTGTGCCTGCCAGTCCTATTTTGATGCTATCGTTGTAGGTggagagcagaaggaagagaaaccatCACCTTCCATATTTTATTACTGCTGTAGTCTCCTTGGAGTACAGCCTGGGGACTGTGTGATGGTTGGTGACACTCTAGAAACTGATATACAAGGAGGTCTTAATGCAGGGCTAAAAGCAACAGtctggataaataaaaatggaataatgcCACTGAAGTCATCCCCCATGCCACATTATATAATTTCTTCTGTGCTAGAGTTACCTGCTGTCTTACAAAGTATAGACTGCACAGTCAATATGTCAGCTTAA